A DNA window from Solanum lycopersicum chromosome 3, SLM_r2.1 contains the following coding sequences:
- the ProT1 gene encoding proline transporter 1, whose amino-acid sequence MGNNRYNSPSREDKNDEEASVIIPETAHQVSNDSWFQVGVVLSMGVNSAYALGYSGTIMVPLGWIGGVVGLVMSTIVSLYASTIMAKLHEVGGKRHIRYRDLAGFLYGRTAYLLIWALQYANLFLINIGYVIMSGSALKAFYMLFRDDHMLKLPHFIAIAGVACILFAIATPHLSALRVWLGFSTLFMILYLAIAFVLSVQDGVKAPPRDYHIPGSGENKIWAIIGAIGNLFFAFNTGMIPEIQATIRQPVVGNMVKALNFQFTVGVVPMHAVTYIGYWAYGSVVSSYLLNNVHGPAWVLGVAHLSAFFQAIITLHIFASPTYEYLDTKYGVKGSALAPRNILFRLVVRGGYLVMTTFLSALLPFLGNFMSLTGAISTIPLTFILPNHMYIIAKKDKLTSLQKSWHWLNIVVFGCVSVAAFVAALKLTVVQTQTYHVFADL is encoded by the exons ATGGGAAATAACCGCTATAATTCCCCTTCTCGTGAGGACAAAAATGACGAAGAGGCCTCTGTTATCATTCCTGAAACCGCCCATCAAGTTAGCAACG ATTCATGGTTTCAGGTGGGAGTTGTTCTGAGCATGGGTGTCAACAGCGCGTATGCACTAGGATATTCTGGCACAATCATGGTTCCTCTAGGTTGGATAGGTGGTGTTGTTGGTTTGGTTATGTCCACAATTGTGTCTTTGTATGCAAGTACTATTATGGCTAAGCTCCATGAAGTTGGGGGCAAGAGGCATATCAGATATAGAGACCTTGCCGGGTTTTTGTATG GTCGGACAGCTTATTTGCTTATATGGGCACTACAATATGCAAATCTCTTCTTGATAAATATTGGATATGTCATCATGAGTGGTTCAGCCCTAAAG GCTTTCTATATGCTCTTTAGGGATGACCATATGTTAAAGCTGCCACACTTTATAGCTATAGCTGGAGTTGCTTGCATCCTCTTTGCCATTGCAACACCTCATTTATCAGCACTGAGAGTTTGGCTCGGGTTTTCAACACTATTCATGATACTCTATCTCGCCATAGCATTTGTGTTGTCCGTTCAAGATG GTGTAAAGGCTCCTCCTAGGGACTATCACATTCCAGGAtcaggagaaaataaaatttgggcAATTATTGGTGCGATTGGAAACCTTTTCTTTGCATTTAACACTGGAATGATTCCAGAGATACAG GCTACAATCAGACAACCTGTCGTTGGAAACATGGTGAAAGCGCTTAACTTTCAGTTCACAGTGGGAGTTGTGCCTATGCATGCTGTTACTTACATTGGGTATTGGGCTTACGGATCTGTTGTTTCGTCCTATTTGCTCAACAATGTTCATGGTCCAGCTTGGGTGTTAGGAGTGGCTCACTTATCTGCTTTTTTCCAAGCTATCATTACCTTGCAT ATATTTGCAAGTCCAACATATGAGTACCTGGATACTAAATATGGAGTGAAAGGAAGTGCCTTGGCTCCACGAAATATTCTATTCAGACTGGTTGTCAGAGGTGGTTACCTTGTCATGACCACTTTCCTCTCAGCTTTGCTACCTTTCCTAGGTAACTTCATGAGCCTTACTGGTGCTATCAGTACGATTCCGCTCACATTCATACTCCCAAACCACATGTACATTATAGCTAAGAAAGACAAGTTAACTAGCTTACAGAAGAGTTGGCATTGGCTAAATATTGTCGTCTTTGGTTGCGTGTCAGTCGCTGCATTTGTAGCTGCCTTGAAGCTAACCGTTGTACAGACTCAAACTTATCATGTCTTTGCTGATCtgtaa